The following proteins are co-located in the Larus michahellis chromosome 9, bLarMic1.1, whole genome shotgun sequence genome:
- the LOC141748366 gene encoding regulator of cell cycle RGCC-like, translating into MADELSDLLREFDEVMEDFDRGPVCQYEQHLEELKRKAGHSVYDSGIDELESTSTSPGSSLNCSEEDLNTPADGYPSKAKLGDTQELEEFIADLDKALEEM; encoded by the exons atggctgATGAGCTCAGTGACCTGCTGCGGGAGTTCGATGAGGTGATGGAGGATTTCGACAGAGGCCCCGTGTGTCAATACGAGCAGCACCTGGAGGAGCTGAAGAGGAAAGCGGGACACAGCGTGTACGACAGTGGCATTGATGAGCTGGAGA GTACCAGCACGTCCCCGGGAAGCAGCCTCAACTGCAGCGAGGAGGACCTCAACACCCCTGCCGATGGTTACCCCTCCAAAG CTAAGCTTGGCGACACGCAGGAGCTGGAGGAGTTCATTGCAGATCTGGATAAAGCCTTGGAGG AGATGTGA